One Natator depressus isolate rNatDep1 chromosome 5, rNatDep2.hap1, whole genome shotgun sequence DNA segment encodes these proteins:
- the LOC141988117 gene encoding myb/SANT-like DNA-binding domain-containing protein 7 codes for MQSSSAQVIMASQNRKRAPAWTKQEVLDLIAVWGDESVLSELRSKRRNAKIFEKISKGMKDRGYNRDPQRCHMKLKELRQAYQRTREANSRSGSEPHTCRFYDELHAILGGAPTTTPALCLDSINGLSRNRDADFEDEEDEEEEEEVEAQQARGETIFHDSQELFLTLDLVPSQPTEGGLPDLEGGEGPSAANVSTLPLSSPSQRLSKIRS; via the exons atgcagagctcttcagcacaggtgatcatggcgtcccagaatcgcaaaagagctccagcatggaccaaacaggaggtactagatctgatcgctgtatggggagatgaatcggTGCtgtcagaactccgttccaaaagacgaaatgccaaaatatttgaaaaaatctccaagggcatgaaggacagaggctataacagggacccgcagcggtgccacatgaaacttaaggagctcaggcaagcctaccaaagaaccagagaggctaacagccgctccgggtcagagccccacacatgccgcttctatgatgagctgcatgccattctagggggtgcccctacaactaccccagccctgtgcttggACTCCATCAATGgactctcacgcaacagggatgcggattttgaggatgaggaagatgaggaggaggaggaggaggttgaagcacagcaagcaagaggagaaaccaTTTTCcacgacagccaggaactgtttctcaccctggatctagtaccctcccaacccactgaaggcgggctcccggacctagaaggcggagaagggccctctg ctgcaaatgtttcaacgctccccctatcatctccatcccagaggctatcaaagattagaagctga